One Drosophila virilis strain 15010-1051.87 chromosome 5, Dvir_AGI_RSII-ME, whole genome shotgun sequence DNA window includes the following coding sequences:
- the ReepA gene encoding receptor expression-enhancing protein 2 isoform X4, with protein MISSLFSRLIILFFGTLYPAYASYKAVRTKNVKEYVKWMMYWIVFAFFTCIETFTDIFLSWFPFYYEVKVVIVLWLLSPATKGSSTLYRKFVHPMLTRREQEIDEYLNQARERGYSAVLQLGSKGVNYATNVIMQTAIKTIQMASPTTTAEMRSLQNSQSASELSRDHDLLDASELLLPRSSSLNVIESYADERMVITELHEEMAISELNYRDAGAARLRDLPIRKTRANRATAVTAGTTVTKRATRGASKSKQTDLLYGDGGGGIRGRRKLREPTPDVDVEGD; from the exons ATGATCAGCAGCTTATTTTCACGGCTAATAAT ATTGTTCTTCGGCACTCTATATCCGGCCTATGCCTCCTACAAGGCGGTGCGCACAAAGAATGTCAAGGAATAT gtCAAATGGATGATGTACTGGATTGtctttgcattttttacaTGCATTGAAACATTCACGGACATATTTCTATCGTGGTTCCCATTTTACTATGAGGTCAAAGTGGTAATTGTCTTGTGGCTGCTATCGCCAGCCACAAAGGGCAGTTCCACATTGTATCGCAAGTTTGTGCATCCCATGCTGACGCGACGCGAACAG GAAATCGATGAGTATTTGAATCAGGCACGCGAACGCGGCTACTCAGCGGTGCTGCAGCTGGGATCTAAGGGTGTTAACTATGCCACAAACGTCATCATGCAGACGGCCATAAAG ACCATACAGATGGCATCGCCAACGACAACGGCCGAGATGCGCAGCCTGCAAAACTCACAATCGGCCAGCGAGCTGTCGCGGGATCACGACTTGCTGGACGCCagcgagctgctgctgccacgttCGAGCTCGCTGAATGTGATTGAGAGCTATGCTGACGAGCGCATGGTCATCACAGAGCTGCACGAGGAGATGGCCATTTCAGAGCTGAATTACAGAGATGCGGGCGCTGCACGTTTACGTGATTTGCCCATCCGCAAGACCAGAGCGAACAGAGCAACCGCTGTCACAGCGGGCACAACCGTGACCAAGCGTGCCACACGTGGCGCCTCCAAGAGCAAACAAACGGATTTGCTGTACGGcgatggcggcggcggcatacGTGGACGCCGCAAGCTGCGCGAGCCCACGCCCGATGTGGACGTTGAGGGGGATTAG
- the ReepA gene encoding uncharacterized protein ReepA isoform X1 codes for MISSLFSRLIILFFGTLYPAYASYKAVRTKNVKEYVKWMMYWIVFAFFTCIETFTDIFLSWFPFYYEVKVVIVLWLLSPATKGSSTLYRKFVHPMLTRREQEIDEYLNQARERGYSAVLQLGSKGVNYATNVIMQTAIKGGGNLVQTIKRSYSLSDLSEPDMHRTQDELDEVMSSTSTVMMRPQPGRLLRQRHQTPVGRSASGTRHSTGMYFGEVDVSSSSSSAAAGKHAGDFNYNIRSTDDISSGYSSAEPVSAPLASGLSRTSSMTNASKGRVKSKRNEQMLEDMRAEVYLENERYFQMARAQQLKSNAQRQLQIVESEEENDRNYEKQEEEEEEDEDSFYEAMNALEAVESIASAQSIESADTDEPAAIEEPGKRMETEELSENEESFKEALNTAPADAEINLGAYQMKSIETANKADDFKALVDPFLLVVTESKLEMEAAEAANADVKKAQSVSPRELVATLEEIKHSFRAQLEPETSPLRPKAQHGKGRAPAPPVPPLPPRKESRAADNVSLNSVTSTQSERSKSGIGYLFKSMKDNVLRKANQQTDEALSSSSAKETSI; via the exons ATGATCAGCAGCTTATTTTCACGGCTAATAAT ATTGTTCTTCGGCACTCTATATCCGGCCTATGCCTCCTACAAGGCGGTGCGCACAAAGAATGTCAAGGAATAT gtCAAATGGATGATGTACTGGATTGtctttgcattttttacaTGCATTGAAACATTCACGGACATATTTCTATCGTGGTTCCCATTTTACTATGAGGTCAAAGTGGTAATTGTCTTGTGGCTGCTATCGCCAGCCACAAAGGGCAGTTCCACATTGTATCGCAAGTTTGTGCATCCCATGCTGACGCGACGCGAACAG GAAATCGATGAGTATTTGAATCAGGCACGCGAACGCGGCTACTCAGCGGTGCTGCAGCTGGGATCTAAGGGTGTTAACTATGCCACAAACGTCATCATGCAGACGGCCATAAAG GGCGGCGGCAACTTGGTGCAGACCATCAAGCGCAGCTACAGCCTCAGCGATCTGAGTGAGCCCGATATGCATCGCACCCAGGATGAACTGGACGAGGTCATGTCTTCAACATCAACAGTGATGATGCGTCCCCAGCCAGGGCGACTGCTGCGTCAGCGCCATCAGACGCCGGTGGGACGTTCCGCTAGCGGCACACGCCACTCAACTGGCATGTACTTTGGCGAGGTGGAtgtcagctccagctccagctccgcTGCTGCCGGCAAACATGCTGGCGATTTCAA CTACAATATACGTAGCACGGATGACATCAGTTCGGGCTATTCCAGTGCGGAGCCGGTTAGTGCCCCACTCGCCAGCGGCCTAAGTCGCACCTCATCCATGACAAATGCTTCCAAGGGCCGTGTGAAGTCAAAACGGAACGAG CAAATGCTGGAAGATATGCGCGCAGAGGTATATTTGGAAAATGAGCGCTACTTTCAAATGGCCAGAGCGCAACAGCTGAAGAGTAATGCCCAGAGGCAGTTGCAGATTGTGGAGAGCGAAGAAGAGAATGACAGGAACTACGAGaagcaggaggaggaggaggaggaagatGAGGATAGCTTCTATGAGGCAATGAATGCATTAGAAGCTGTTGAAAGCATAGCTTCAGCACAGAGCATAGAGTCAGCTGACACGGACGAACCTGCTGCAATTGAAGAGCCAGGCAAGAGAATGGAAACAGAGGAGCTCAGCGAGAACGAGGAGTCGTTTAAGGAAGCCCTGAATACAGCACCAGCTGATGCGGAAATCAATTTGGGCGCCTACCAAATGAAATCCATTGAAACGGCCAACAAAGCAGATGACTTTAAAGCACTTGTGGATCCCTTTTTATTGGTGGTAACCGAGTCCAAATTGGAAATGGAAGCAGCGGAAGCAGCCAATGCAGATGTTAAAAAAGCGCAATCCGTGTCACCACGTGAGTTGGTGGCTACGCTGGAGGAGATCAAGCACAGTTTTCGCGCGCAGTTGGAACCGGAGACATCACCACTGCGTCCCAAGGCACAGCATGGCAAGGGGCGTGCACCGGCGCCGCCTGTGCCGCCATTGCCGCCACGCAAGGAATCGCGTGCAGCGGACAATGTGAGCCTCAACTCTGTGACGTCCACGCAATCGGAGCGCAGCAAGTCAGGTATCGGCTATCTATTCAAAAGTATGAAAGATAATGTGCTGCGCAAAGCTAATCAGCAAACGGATGAGGcgctcagcagcagctcagccAAAGAAACGTCCATTTGA
- the Nup214 gene encoding nuclear pore complex protein Nup214: protein MAQNAPNCKDTQEIQFKLHDKFVAFRKCGEPRSNVNLLAVSSSRGLLFAGNPNAPELRVIIIKDVAAAKTCGKQPLARLVPLPSIPNYMSCSADGNLLAINYTQPNGNSLFLIYAVQSFMSPEPCVLYNIRMSPEDYVYAVQLLWNPVLPNSLAVVLSNGGLAMYALKDGGNFELHTLDKSQQIKCGCWSPKGKQLVLGFPGGRLQQFKPDLTPAKTLACPPNVHDAPFDTIAVHWLSTFQFAVVFLQHGEDCSPALYIINAPKAGAPTYTNYYDICYSLNGPRNHQFNFTHVPQWNLLLVSSANGVEVGVLATTEAGDTPTWQQLTLLDEARIEMPLSEATQDETFPLGFAYDTSSTHQLSINEQQLPSMPMVHVLGTDGTLLAFNFLNLQPGAASVCSPPPPLADTSGQFCALDALLGTEEQPPAPPAAVPPPATVATVEANTPALSDISFAFTPNTVTSTPAPMKDKPPSLFAGFGNVGNKGPPAFGAPAAPLNFAAAPAKPLPAPSFGGFGAPNTAPPPTGSMFSLPASNNTPSFTNVAMDKPAPAPTAASQPATTAAAAAAKANSNKPLYTVPPTFTPVVTAHAAAPKPPAAGKSSEFSAGEVDDVIVEIMNVQISAFSEQIEQQKQQTQALLSQIESPSTIKFYAKRLEDLQELNEQANDVDFELDVQGLRHTLSEAYAMMAECRAKLEVYRKPDITRLMTSTNFDAAGRRLLSRLQSYVAANEAQLQLAQQQIDAQWEQYQDVLRRSSKSKMHMPCLEGIYQRLTRLQNMTSDQRITQNNIKSRLKERGLLQSALLNQESSRVRTNEAVDTLADSILSITLNQVVETNRAKLSQQKLHCIRQLLQQHNVHIISPQRPDRVGLKSEVILETKLKAELKKKTAAAAAAATTAPPASAKPAVAHKAIQAATVAVGAPQLAKPTASKPAATVAAMEKLHSLPVSVVAASAPAPVPATFSFSQSSPFVKTTASTVTTTTLSAGEVTKPTTSFFGGTSPFSFGGAKPMLPFGGLNAAPKPQTTATPAPNLFSGFGNVSVDTVKPKATPEPPKEASVKPVEAKKDMTVPVEPTAAESARTAAPAPTAAPATAATKSEQAAKPFTFAGFGNNAGNTIGGSSSTFSFGGFGSSLGNSATPFAPPAAATTAAPAAAPTAVATTTPATSSTDTVVSSSSTPAPTPTPSLTAAAAPTAASDTASTSSVASTISTTSSAASVTSSSAPPVDNLFASINICKPQTKDSTADAAPQPANIFSGFGQSANSTFPALGTGGDGSKSLFGGADSVSGADTTTSSSSNTSATTATTTTTATAATAATTITTTATVATPAATVSAPTFAAAASNAVSTTNAASAPGSKFSFSNAFSSLNTAGSSTPSGSLTATSSATSITSNTSGSIFGAANAFAPATAASSPFGVAAAAAAPAPAAAATPTGNIFGNVPKPEASVFGAANATAPPSGLFAAAAAGSPSPFGSPAAAPAAPTAAASSGGSIFGQAAALKPSGFGSPAAAGGSIFGGAANTAASPFGGGGSSIFGGGNSAQSSPAAAPSTSVFGQSVFGQTSTSGSGGNLFGASQPQVPAFGGGAGGSIFGGSASSSSPAASGGSIFGGGSSGGFGSFAQTNPTPGAFGSAFAQSSGSVAQTGFGSPQQQTQSPAGAFGAKPVFGGSPAFGASPTFGGAPTFGSPKGFGTFGASSGVVAAPAFGAPAKPPEGNIFETLGGTDTGGLSFGNLAQTGNTNNQKSTFGGSSFMTYR from the exons ATGGCGCAAAATGCACCTAATTGTAAAGACACGCAG GAGATACAATTCAAATTGCATGACAAGTTTGTGGCATTTCGAAAATGCGGCGAGCCACGCAGCAATGTGAATTTATTGGCTGTCTCCAGCAGCCGTGGACTACTTTTTGCCGGCAATCCCAACGCGCCGGAACTGAGAG TTATAATCATCAAAGATGTAGCCGCTGCCAAGACGTGCGGCAAGCAGCCGCTCGCACGGCTCGTGCCGCTGCCCAGCATACCAAATTACATGTCCTGCAGCGCCGATGGCAATCTTCTGGCCATTAACTATACGCAGCCAAATGGCAACAGTCTGTTCCTCATCTATGCAGTGCAATCCTTTATGAGCCCAGAGCCCTGCGTTTTATACAACATACGCATGTCTCCTGAGGACTATGTGTATGCCGTGCAGCTGCTGTGGAATCCCGTGCTGCCCAACAGTTTGGCTGTGGTGCTTAGCAACGGTGGCTTGGCCATGTATGCGCTTAAGGATGGCGGAAACTTTGAGCTTCACACGCTGGACAAGAGTCAGCAAATCAAATGCGGCTGCTGGTCACCTAAGGGCAAGCAGCTGGTCTTGGGCTTTCCCGGCGGTCGTTTGCAGCAATTCAAGCCAGATCTGACACCCGCCAAGACACTCGCCTGCCCGCCCAACGTGCACGATGCGCCCTTCGATACGATTGCCGTACACTGGCTGTCTACTTTTCAGTTTGCAGTTGTTTTTCTCCAGCATGGCGAGGACTGCAGCCCGGCATTGTATATTATTAATGCACCCAAGGCCGGCGCGCCCACCTATACAAACTACTACGACATTTGCTATAGCCTGAACGGGCCACGCAATCATCAGTTCAATTTCACGCATGTGCCGCAATGGAATCTGCTGTTGGTCAGCTCGGCGAACGGCGTGGAGGTGGGCGTACTAGCCACCACGGAGGCGGGTGATACGCCCACTTGGCAGCAGTTGACGCTGCTGGACGAGGCGCGCATTGAGATGCCGTTAAGCGAGGCTACCCAGGATGAAACATTCCCATTGGGCTTTGCGTATGATACCTCCAGTACGCATCAGCTGAGCATcaatgagcagcagctgcccagcATGCCCATGGTGCATGTCCTAGGCACCGATGGCACTTTGCTCGCCTTCAATTTTCTCAATCTACAGCCGGGCGCTGCCTCTGTTTgctcgccgccgccgcctttGGCTGACACTTCGGGACAATTTTGTGCGCTGGATGCGCTATTGGGCACTGAGGAGCAGCCACCAGCTCCGCCAGCAGCAGTTCCACCACCGGCTACCGTAGCTACTGTGGAGGCCAACACGCCTGCGCTGTCGGACATTTCCTTTGCCTTTACACCCAATACTGTTACGTCGACGCCCGCACCCATGAAAGATAAGCCGCCCTCGCTATTTGCTGGTTTCGGCAATGTGGGTAACAAAGGGCCGCCCGCTTTTggtgctcctgctgctccatTAAACTTTGCCGCTGCTCCAGCTAAACCGCTGCCTGCGCCCAGCTTTGGGGGATTTGGCGCACCCAATACGGCGCCCCCGCCAACAGGTTCCATGTTTAGTCTTCCCGCTTCCAATAATACACCCAGTTTTACCAACGTAGCAATGGACAAGCCGGCTCCTGCTCCTACTGCTGCATCGCAACCGGctacaactgcagcagctgctgcagccaaagccaacagcaacaagcccCTTTATACGGTACCGCCTACTTTCACGCCCGTGGTGACCGCTCATGCAGCTGCTCCGAAGCCGCCGGCTGCAGGCAAGAGCTCGGAGTTTAGCGCTGGGGAAGTCGACGATGTCATTGTGGAGATCATGAATGTCCAGATCAGCGCATTTAGCGAGCAGATagaacagcaaaagcaacagacCCAAGCGCTGCTCTCACAG ATCGAGTCACCCTCCACGATCAAGTTCTATGCCAAGCGTCTGGAGGATCTACAGGAGCTGAACGAGCAGGCCAACGATGTTGACTTTGAGCTGGATGTCCAGGGATTGCGTCATACACTGAGCGAAGCCTATGCCATGATGGCCGAATGCCGTGCCAAGCTGGAGGTCTATAGGAAGCCAGA CATTACGCGCCTGATGACCTCCACCAATTTTGATGCGGCGGGTCGTCGTCTGCTGTCGCGCCTGCAGAGCTATGTGGCCGCCAACGaggcacagctgcagctggcacaGCAGCAAATTGATGCACAGTGGGAACAGTATCAGGATGTGCTGCGCCGAAGTTCCAAGTCAAAAATGCATATGCCCTGCCTGGAGGGCATCTATCAGCGTTTGACGCGCCTGCAAAATATGACATCCGATCAGCGCATCACGCAAAACAACATCAAATCTAGGCTCAAGGAACGCGGGCTGCTGCAGTCCGCTCTGCTCAACCAGGAGTCCAGTCGCGTGCGCACTAATGAGGC CGTGGACACACTAGCCGACTCCATACTCTCGATCACCCTCAATCAGGTGGTGGAAACGAATCGCGCCAAGCTGTCGCAACAGAAATTGCACTGCATACGccagttgctgcagcagcataaTGTGCACATAATCAGTCCACAGCGACCGGATCGTGTGGGTCTCAAGTCTGAAGTCATATTGGAGACTAAACTGAAAGCGGAACTCAAGAAAAAgacagcagcggcggcagcagcagcaacaactgcaccGCCAGCCAGCGCCAAGCCAGCGGTGGCTCACAAAGCTATTCAGGCAGCTACAGTTGCAGTGGGCGCACCACAGCTGGCCAAGCCCACCGCTTCCAAGCCCGCAGCAACCGTTGCGGCCATGGAGAAGTTGCACAGCTTGCCAGTGAGCGTTGTCGCCGCTTCGGCACCTGCGCCTGTGCCAGCAACCTTTAGCTTCAGCCAGAGCAGTCCATTTGTTAAGACCACTGCGTCCACGGTGACCACAACGACACTAAGCGCGGGCGAGGTCACCAAGCCAACAACATCCTTTTTTGGTGGCACCTCACCCTTCAGCTTTGGCGGCGCAAAGCCCATGCTGCCTTTCGGTGGCCTAAACGCGGCGCCCAAGCCCCAGACCACGGCAACGCCTGCGCCCAATCTTTTTTCGGGCTTTGGCAATGTTAGCGTGGACACTGTCAAGCCTAAAGCAACACCGGAGCCGCCCAAGGAGGCGTCTGTCAAGCCTGTGGAGGCTAAAAAGGATATGACCGTCCCTGTGGAGCCAACAGCTGCAGAGTCCGCCAGGACTGCAGCACCAGCTCCAACTGCAGCACCAGCTACCGCTGCAACCAAATCAGAGCAAGCTGCCAAACCGTTTACGTTTGCTGGCTTTGGCAACAATGCGGGCAACACCATTGGCGGCAGCAGCTCTACTTTTAGCTTCGGCGGCTTTGGCTCCTCGCTGGGCAACAGCGCAACACCATTTGCACCTCCAGCAGCTGCCACTACAGCTGCGCCCGCAGCTGCTCCGACAGCTGTTGCTACGACGACACCAGCAACCAGCAGCACGGATACCGTtgtaagcagcagcagcactccCGCACCAACGCCCACGCCCAGtttgacagcagctgctgcacccACCGCAGCCAGCGATAcggccagcaccagcagcgtGGCCAGCACCATAAGCACCACTTCTTCGGCTGCATCTGTGACCAGCAGCAGTGCACCGCCCGTCGACAATCTCTTTGCCTCGATCAATATTTGCAAGCCGCAGACAAAGGACAGCACAGCAG ATGCCGCACCTCAACCGGCCAACATCTTTAGCGGCTTTGGTCAAAGCGCCAACAGCACGTTCCCAGCTTTGGGTACAGGCGGTGATGGCAGCAAGAGTTTATTTGGCGGAGCAGACAGCGTCAGCGGTGCAGACACCACCaccagtagcagcagcaacacatcagcaacaacagcaacgacaacgacaacggcgacagcagcaacagctgcaacgacaataacgacaacagcaacagttgcaacgccagcagcaacagtttcAGCGCCaacatttgctgctgccgccagcaACGCAGTCAGCACAACGAACGCAGCTTCTGCGCCAGGCAGCAAGTTTTCCTTCTCGAATGCGTTCAGCAGCCTCAACACGGCAGGCAGCAGCACACCCAGCGGCTCACTAACTGCCACCAGCAGTGCCACATCCATTACGAGCAATACATCCGGTTCCATTTTTGGCGCTGCCAATGCCTTTGCGCCCGCCACAGCGGCCAGTAGTCCGTTTGGagtagctgccgctgccgctgctcctgctcctgctgctgcagctacgCCTACTGGCAATATTTTTGGCAATGTGCCCAAGCCGGAAGCGAGCGTTTTTGGTGCTGCTAACGCAACTGCACCACCCAGCGGGCtctttgcagcagcagctgcgggcAGTCCCTCCCCCTTTGGCAGTCCAGCCGCCGCGCCAGCTGCTcctactgctgctgccagctctGGCGGCAGTATCTTTGGTCAGGCTGCTGCCCTTAAGCCCAGTGGCTTTGgttcgcctgctgctgctggcggctcCATTTTTGGTGGCGCTGCCAACACGGCTGCTTCACCTTTCGGCGGAGGCGGTAGCTCCATTTTTGGCGGCGGTAACAGCGCACAAAGCTCACCGGCCGCGGCGCCATCGACTTCCGTTTTCGGTCAGAGCGTTTTTGGCCAGACCTCGACTTCTGGCAGTGGTGGCAATTTGTTTGGCGCCTCGCAGCCACAGGTACCGGCCTTTGGTGGTGGTGCTGGAGGTTCCATTTTTGGTGGTTCTGCAAGTTCTTCCTCGCCAGCTGCTTCAGGCGGCTCCATCTTTGGCGGCGGCAGCTCTGGTGGTTTTGGTAGCTTTGCCCAAACAAATCCTACACCAGGCGCCTTTGGCAGCGCCTTTGCCCAGAGCAGTGGCTCGGTGGCTCAGACGGGCTTCGGCTCTCCGCAGCAGCAAACTCAGTCGCCTGCTGGTGCTTTTGGCGCTAAGCCCGTATTTGGTGGCAGTCCCGCCTTCGGCGCCAGCCCCACATTTGGCGGTGCACCCACATTCGGCAGTCCCAAAGGCTTTGGCACGTTTGGTGCCAGCTCCGGTGTCGTAGCAGCGCCAGCTTTTGGTGCTCCCGCTAAGCCGCCGGAGGGGAACATCTTTGAAACGCTGGGCGGCACCGACACAGGAGGCCTGTCCTTTGGCAACTTGGCTCAAACTGGCAACACCAACAACCAGAAGTCCACCTTTGGCGG CTCCTCCTTTATGACCTAtcgttaa
- the ReepA gene encoding receptor expression-enhancing protein 1 isoform X3: MISSLFSRLIILFFGTLYPAYASYKAVRTKNVKEYVKWMMYWIVFAFFTCIETFTDIFLSWFPFYYEVKVVIVLWLLSPATKGSSTLYRKFVHPMLTRREQEIDEYLNQARERGYSAVLQLGSKGVNYATNVIMQTAIKGGGNLVQTIKRSYSLSDLSEPDMHRTQDELDEVMSSTSTVMMRPQPGRLLRQRHQTPVGRSASGTRHSTGMYFGEVDVSSSSSSAAAGKHAGDFNYNIRSTDDISSGYSSAEPVSAPLASGLSRTSSMTNASKGRVKSKRNEDKSMSASCTTLPRSSSSRKADKAQATTASGQVKTRIKLEK, translated from the exons ATGATCAGCAGCTTATTTTCACGGCTAATAAT ATTGTTCTTCGGCACTCTATATCCGGCCTATGCCTCCTACAAGGCGGTGCGCACAAAGAATGTCAAGGAATAT gtCAAATGGATGATGTACTGGATTGtctttgcattttttacaTGCATTGAAACATTCACGGACATATTTCTATCGTGGTTCCCATTTTACTATGAGGTCAAAGTGGTAATTGTCTTGTGGCTGCTATCGCCAGCCACAAAGGGCAGTTCCACATTGTATCGCAAGTTTGTGCATCCCATGCTGACGCGACGCGAACAG GAAATCGATGAGTATTTGAATCAGGCACGCGAACGCGGCTACTCAGCGGTGCTGCAGCTGGGATCTAAGGGTGTTAACTATGCCACAAACGTCATCATGCAGACGGCCATAAAG GGCGGCGGCAACTTGGTGCAGACCATCAAGCGCAGCTACAGCCTCAGCGATCTGAGTGAGCCCGATATGCATCGCACCCAGGATGAACTGGACGAGGTCATGTCTTCAACATCAACAGTGATGATGCGTCCCCAGCCAGGGCGACTGCTGCGTCAGCGCCATCAGACGCCGGTGGGACGTTCCGCTAGCGGCACACGCCACTCAACTGGCATGTACTTTGGCGAGGTGGAtgtcagctccagctccagctccgcTGCTGCCGGCAAACATGCTGGCGATTTCAA CTACAATATACGTAGCACGGATGACATCAGTTCGGGCTATTCCAGTGCGGAGCCGGTTAGTGCCCCACTCGCCAGCGGCCTAAGTCGCACCTCATCCATGACAAATGCTTCCAAGGGCCGTGTGAAGTCAAAACGGAACGAG GACAAATCCATGTCCGCTAGCTGCACCACCTTGccccgcagcagcagcagccgcaaggCGGACAAAGCTCAGGCAACGACTGCTTCGGGCCAGGTCAAAACGCGCATCAAGCTGGAGAAGTAG
- the ReepA gene encoding uncharacterized protein ReepA isoform X2: MISSLFSRLIILFFGTLYPAYASYKAVRTKNVKEYVKWMMYWIVFAFFTCIETFTDIFLSWFPFYYEVKVVIVLWLLSPATKGSSTLYRKFVHPMLTRREQEIDEYLNQARERGYSAVLQLGSKGVNYATNVIMQTAIKGGGNLVQTIKRSYSLSDLSEPDMHRTQDELDEVMSSTSTVMMRPQPGRLLRQRHQTPVGRSASGTRHSTGMYFGEVDVSSSSSSAAAGKHAGDFNYNIRSTDDISSGYSSAEPVSAPLASGLSRTSSMTNASKGRVKSKRNEQMLEDMRAEVYLENERYFQMARAQQLKSNAQRQLQIVESEEENDRNYEKQEEEEEEDEDSFYEAMNALEAVESIASAQSIESADTDEPAAIEEPGKRMETEELSENEESFKEALNTAPADAEINLGAYQMKSIETANKADDFKALVDPFLLVVTESKLEMEAAEAANADVKKAQSVSPRELVATLEEIKHSFRAQLEPETSPLRPKAQHGKGRAPAPPVPPLPPRKESRAADNVSLNSVTSTQSERSKSGQIHVR; the protein is encoded by the exons ATGATCAGCAGCTTATTTTCACGGCTAATAAT ATTGTTCTTCGGCACTCTATATCCGGCCTATGCCTCCTACAAGGCGGTGCGCACAAAGAATGTCAAGGAATAT gtCAAATGGATGATGTACTGGATTGtctttgcattttttacaTGCATTGAAACATTCACGGACATATTTCTATCGTGGTTCCCATTTTACTATGAGGTCAAAGTGGTAATTGTCTTGTGGCTGCTATCGCCAGCCACAAAGGGCAGTTCCACATTGTATCGCAAGTTTGTGCATCCCATGCTGACGCGACGCGAACAG GAAATCGATGAGTATTTGAATCAGGCACGCGAACGCGGCTACTCAGCGGTGCTGCAGCTGGGATCTAAGGGTGTTAACTATGCCACAAACGTCATCATGCAGACGGCCATAAAG GGCGGCGGCAACTTGGTGCAGACCATCAAGCGCAGCTACAGCCTCAGCGATCTGAGTGAGCCCGATATGCATCGCACCCAGGATGAACTGGACGAGGTCATGTCTTCAACATCAACAGTGATGATGCGTCCCCAGCCAGGGCGACTGCTGCGTCAGCGCCATCAGACGCCGGTGGGACGTTCCGCTAGCGGCACACGCCACTCAACTGGCATGTACTTTGGCGAGGTGGAtgtcagctccagctccagctccgcTGCTGCCGGCAAACATGCTGGCGATTTCAA CTACAATATACGTAGCACGGATGACATCAGTTCGGGCTATTCCAGTGCGGAGCCGGTTAGTGCCCCACTCGCCAGCGGCCTAAGTCGCACCTCATCCATGACAAATGCTTCCAAGGGCCGTGTGAAGTCAAAACGGAACGAG CAAATGCTGGAAGATATGCGCGCAGAGGTATATTTGGAAAATGAGCGCTACTTTCAAATGGCCAGAGCGCAACAGCTGAAGAGTAATGCCCAGAGGCAGTTGCAGATTGTGGAGAGCGAAGAAGAGAATGACAGGAACTACGAGaagcaggaggaggaggaggaggaagatGAGGATAGCTTCTATGAGGCAATGAATGCATTAGAAGCTGTTGAAAGCATAGCTTCAGCACAGAGCATAGAGTCAGCTGACACGGACGAACCTGCTGCAATTGAAGAGCCAGGCAAGAGAATGGAAACAGAGGAGCTCAGCGAGAACGAGGAGTCGTTTAAGGAAGCCCTGAATACAGCACCAGCTGATGCGGAAATCAATTTGGGCGCCTACCAAATGAAATCCATTGAAACGGCCAACAAAGCAGATGACTTTAAAGCACTTGTGGATCCCTTTTTATTGGTGGTAACCGAGTCCAAATTGGAAATGGAAGCAGCGGAAGCAGCCAATGCAGATGTTAAAAAAGCGCAATCCGTGTCACCACGTGAGTTGGTGGCTACGCTGGAGGAGATCAAGCACAGTTTTCGCGCGCAGTTGGAACCGGAGACATCACCACTGCGTCCCAAGGCACAGCATGGCAAGGGGCGTGCACCGGCGCCGCCTGTGCCGCCATTGCCGCCACGCAAGGAATCGCGTGCAGCGGACAATGTGAGCCTCAACTCTGTGACGTCCACGCAATCGGAGCGCAGCAAGTCAG GACAAATCCATGTCCGCTAG